One Fulvia fulva chromosome 12, complete sequence genomic region harbors:
- a CDS encoding Diphosphomevalonate decarboxylase encodes MAENGVHRASTFAPVNIAVIKYWGKRDTKLNLPTNGSISVTLSQDDLRTHTTATASPSYTEDSLELNGSPQDISGARTQACLRELRELRAKVEMGAPQAAKLSQMKLKIVSQNNFPTAAGLASSAAGFAALVRAIADLYQLGTSPTDLSRIARQGSGSACRSLMGGYVAWQKGEEADGSDSVAYEVSPASHWPDMRALILVASAEKKDVSSTAGMQQTVASSALFEHRASEVVPKRMKRMEQAIHRRDFEEFAILSMKDSNNFHACCLDTQPPIFYMNDTSRAAIRMVEAINSAQPDDKPIAAYTFDAGPNAVIYYLTENEDKVAGTFKSILGDVTGWDNKRGQSLSATGGAVESIDSVAAEVLKKGISRVILTSVGDGPRKTEEHLA; translated from the exons ATGGCAGAGAACGGAGTGCATCGCGCCAGCACGTTTGCGCCTGTG AATATCGCAGTGATCAA ATACTGGGGCAAGCGCGATACCAAGCTCAACCTACCCACCAATGGATCGATCAGTGTAACCCTCTCGCAAGACGATCTGCGAACACACACGACCGCGACAGCCTCGCCTTCTTATACTGAAGACAGCCTGGAGCTCAATGGCTCGCCACAGGATATCAGCGGCGCTCGAACACAAGCATGCCTCCGAGAACTGCGAGAACTACGAGCCAAGGTGGAGATGGGTGCACCACAAGCAGCCAAGCTTTCCCAGATGAAGCTCAAAATTGTTAGCCAGAATAACTTTCCCACTGCAGCAGGCCTTGCCTCTTCAGCAGCAGGCTTCGCTGCACTAGTACGCGCAATTGCAGATCTTTACCAGCTCGGCACTTCACCCACCGACCTCAGCAGGATCGCACGACAAGGCAGCGGCTCAGCATGCAGAAGTTTGATGGGAGGCTACGTTGCCTGGCAGAAGGGAGAAGAGGCAGATGGCAGTGACTCGGTGGCATACGAAGTGTCACCAGCATCACACTGGCCAGATATGCGTGCCTTGATCCTCGTGGCATCGGCAGAGAAGAAGGACGTGAGCAGCACAGCAGGAATGCAGCAGACCGTTGCCTCATCAGCACTGTTCGAGCATCGTGCCAGCGAGGTCGTACCCAAGAGGATGAAGAGAATGGAGCAGGCCATACACAGACGGGACTTTGAAGAGTTCGCCATTTTGAGCATGAAGGACAGCAACAACTTCCACGCATGCTGCTTGGACACGCAGCCGCCCATCTTCTACATGAACGATACCAGTCGTGCTGCGATCAGAATGGTTGAGGCAATCAACTCGGCACAGCCAGATGACAAGCCTATCGCTGCATACACGTTTGATGCGGGCCCGAACGCAGTCATCTACTATCTGACCGAGAATGAGGACAAGGTCGCGGGCACTTTCAAGTCCATCCTTGGTGATGTCACTGGCTGGGACAACAAGAGAGGTCAGAGTCTCTCGGCTACGGGTGGCGCTGTAGAGAGCATAGACAGTGTGGCCGCAGAGGTGTTGAAGAAGGGTATTTCAAGAGTCATCTTGACCAGTGTTGGAGACGGACCTCGCAAGACGGAAGAGCATCTTGCTTAG
- a CDS encoding Putative holocytochrome-c1 synthase, with protein MPPEGADPAEKCPVDHRTRERWLEAAKAKGQATPPHPPASVPPTPKPESFYSLDTGRWHAGAPISPIPSFSPSSQPKRPKLYSLSTDREISTIPRAIVDPSTLNSAEKAALPDGTSASHGTPANAQEDTGHDRDSGNWIYPSQEQFFAAMKRKGHDADPKDMNNIVPIHNAVNERAWGEIKKWEAGWGAERCGGPKLVSFAGNSKALTPRARYYSMMGYSEPFDRHDWVVDRCGKKVEYVIDFYQGKGGSLSFFLDTRPKLNSFEGVKMRVARWFGL; from the coding sequence ATGCCACCAGAAGGCGCAGACCCGGCTGAGAAATGCCCTGTAGACCACCGAACACGCGAACGATGGCTCGAAGCAGCGAAAGCCAAAGGCCAAGCCACACCACCACATCCACCAGCCTCAGTGCCACCCACCCCAAAACCTGAATCCTTCTACTCCCTCGACACAGGCCGCTGGCACGCCGGCGCACCCATCAGCCCCATCCCCTCCTTCTCCCCCTCCTCCCAACCAAAGCGTCCCAAActctactccctctccaCCGACCGCGAAATCTCCACAATCCCACGAGCAATCGTCGACCCCTCCACCCTCAACAGCGCCGAGAAAGCTGCCCTCCCAGATGGTACCTCTGCAAGCCATGGCACGCCCGCTAATGCCCAAGAAGACACCGGCCACGACAGAGATAGCGGGAATTGGATATATCCCTCTCAGGAACAATTCTTCGCCGCCATGAAACGGAAAGGTCACGATGCGGATCCGAAGGACATGAACAACATCGTTCCAATTCACAATGCTGTCAATGAGAGGGCGTGGGGTGAGATCAAGAAGTGGGAAGCAGGGTGGGGGGCGGAGAGGTGTGGTGGGCCGAAGTTGGTGAGCTTTGCGGGAAATAGCAAAGCTTTGACGCCCAGGGCACGATACTACAGTATGATGGGGTACAGCGAGCCATTTGATCGACACGATTGGGTGGTGGATCGGTGTGGAAAGAAGGTTGAGTATGTGATTGACTTTTATCAAGGGAAAGGAGGGTCTTTGAGCTTTTTCCTGGATACGAGGCCGAAGTTGAATAGTTTTGAGGGGGTGAAGATGAGGGTTGCCAGGTGGTTTGGGCTGTAA
- a CDS encoding Aquaporin-3: protein MDRNAQTTATDRSSSGEKSLHSHEKDEPLRPVSLHSIPTIDISHHEHAQEQTLPPGEKDDVDTVRTTSHVKGLRSRLGLMPTAPIIGEHDTADHANLWWPKTRAAFKEPLAEFFGVMIMVCFGNGSVAQVLLSAGMTSAPGMNGYGSYQSISWGWGLGVMLGIYVAGDSGAYLNPAITFTNCVLRKLPWRRFPIYLLAQFLGGFVGAGIVYANYINGINTFEGGAGLRTVPPAANATGAIFCTYPQADLTKASQFFSEFIASSLLMFVIFALKDDSNKGTFSASGSWFPLGLFFLIFGLGAAFGWDTGYAINLARDFGPRLMSYAVGYRGVWSAGGYYFWIPMVAPFCGCLFGGLLYDLAIYTGPSPINEPWLGLRNVTRPKQALGSRLQAQEKDGLV from the exons ATGGACCGCAACGCCCAAACCACCGCGACAGACCGGTCCAGCAGTGGTGAGAAATCTCTCCACTCGCACGAAAAGGACGAACCACTGCGCCCAGTATCGCTGCACTCCATCCCCACAATCGACATCTCCCACCACGAACACGCTCAAGAACAGACTCTTCCGCCCGGCGAGAAAGACGATGTCGACACTGTCCGCACAACTTCTCATGTGAAGGGATTGCGATCTCGCTTGGGGCTGATGCCCACGGCCCCCATCATTGGCGAACACGACACGGCCGACCATGCGAATCTCTGGTGGCCCAAGACTCGCGCCGCGTTCAAGGAGCCTTTGGCTGAGTTCTTCGGCGTGATGATTATGGTCTGCTTCGGCAATGGAAGCGTTGCGCAAGTGCTTCTTTCTGCAGGCATGACCAGTGCGCCGGGAATGAATGGGTATGGTTCTTACCAGTCTATCTCCTGGGGATGGGGTTTGGGTGTGATGTTGGGGATCTACGTAGCGGGGGATAGTGGTGCTTATCTCA ATCCCGCCATCACCTTCACGAATTGTGTGCTGAGGAAGTTACCCTGGCGCCGCTTCCCAATCTATCTCCTCGCTCAGTTCCTcggcggcttcgtaggaGCGGGTATCGTCTACGCAAATTACATCAACGGCATCAATACCTTCGAAGGCGGAGCCGGACTACGCACTGTTCCGCCTGCTGCAAATGCTACTGGTGCCATCTTCTGTACATACCCGCAAGCAGACCTTACCAAGGCTAGCCAGTTCTTCTCGGAGTTCATCGCAAGTAGTTTGTTGATGTTCGTAATCTTCGCGCTCAAGGACGACAGTAACAAGGGCACCTTCAGCGCCTCAGGGTCTTGGTTCCCGCTGGGTCTATTCTTCCTCATCTTCGGCCTTGGAGCGGCGTTTGGCTGGGACACAGGGTATGCCATCAATCTCGCTCGAGACTTCGGCCCAAGGTTGATGAGTTATGCTGTTGGGTACCGGGGCGTGTGGAGTGCTGGAGGGTATTATTTCTGGATCCCGATGGTAGCGCCGTTTTGTGGAT GTCTGTTTGGTGGTTTGCTGTATGATCTTGCGATCTACACGGGGCCGAGCCCGATCAATGAGCCCTGGCTTGGGCTAAGGAACGTGACGAGGCCGAAGCAAGCGTTAGGGAGCAGGTTGCAGGCGCAGGAGAAGGATGGTTTGGTATGA